From the genome of Candidatus Polarisedimenticolaceae bacterium:
CCTCGCGGACCTCCACCACCTCCTCGGTCGGGATGAGGATGTCCTCGATCGCGTCGCCCATTCCCATCGCCTCGGCCCGCTGGCGAAGGCTGTCCTTCACCTTGGCCTCGAAACCCGAGTAGGTATGAACGATGTACCACTGCTTCGACACGGCGACCCCCGTCACGTCAGCGCCCGAACATCTTCTGGACGAGGTCCAGGACCCGGACGATGAGCAGGTCGGCCGCGTAGAGGTACGCGGCCGTGATGAGGACCGCGACGATCACGACGATCGTCGTCCCCTGAACTTCCTTGGGGAGGGGCCAGGTCGTCTTCTGGAGCTCCGCCCACACCTCGACAAGGA
Proteins encoded in this window:
- the secE gene encoding preprotein translocase subunit SecE is translated as MTTLEATEKKPNPFVRGKQFLVEVWAELQKTTWPLPKEVQGTTIVVIVAVLITAAYLYAADLLIVRVLDLVQKMFGR